In a genomic window of Seriola aureovittata isolate HTS-2021-v1 ecotype China chromosome 11, ASM2101889v1, whole genome shotgun sequence:
- the fev gene encoding protein FEV isoform X2, protein MSCIAWEGTNGEFKLIDPDEVARRWGERKSKPNMNYDKLSRALRYYYDKNIMTKVHGKRYAYKFDFHGLAQVCQPSTTEQAIYKFQGNFSPIPFSGISKLNLVAPGVGPSGFSYWPGSPPAALYHSHNLQPPGPFGTVSPSHISCVNNINSLSNINNHYN, encoded by the coding sequence ATGTCGTGCATCGCCTGGGAGGGAACCAACGGCGAGTTCAAGCTCATCGACCCGGATGAGGTGGCCCGGCGCTGGGGGGAGCGCAAAAGCAAACCTAACATGAACTACGATAAGCTGAGCCGAGCGCTGCGCTACTACTACGACAAAAACATCATGACCAAAGTCCACGGCAAGAGATACGCATATAAGTTTGATTTCCACGGCTTGGCGCAGGTGTGCCAGCCGTCCACCACGGAGCAGGCCATCTACAAGTTTCAGGGTAACTTCTCCCCGATTCCCTTCTCCGGGATTTCCAAACTGAACCTCGTGGCTCCCGGCGTGGGGCCGTCGGGTTTCTCCTACTGGCCTGGTTCCCCACCAGCGGCTCTGTATCACAGCCACAACCTCCAGCCTCCAGGGCCCTTTGGCACCGTGTCTCCGTCCCACATCAGCTGtgtcaacaacatcaacagccTGAGTAACATCAACAACCATTACAACTGA
- the fev gene encoding protein FEV isoform X1, translated as MRQDCGGNLMFNMYLSDPTENLLKDSKGTSWGPINTGVQKGSGQIQLWQFLLELLSDSTNMSCIAWEGTNGEFKLIDPDEVARRWGERKSKPNMNYDKLSRALRYYYDKNIMTKVHGKRYAYKFDFHGLAQVCQPSTTEQAIYKFQGNFSPIPFSGISKLNLVAPGVGPSGFSYWPGSPPAALYHSHNLQPPGPFGTVSPSHISCVNNINSLSNINNHYN; from the exons ATGAGACAGGACTGCGGAGGAAACCTCATGTTCAACATGTATCTCTCAG atCCAACAGAAAACCTGTTGAAAGACAGCAAAGGAACATCATGGGGTCCAATAAACACAGGAGTACAAAAAG GCAGTGGGCAGATTCAGCTGTGGCAGTTCCTGCTGGAGCTCCTCTCTGACAGCACCAACATGTCGTGCATCGCCTGGGAGGGAACCAACGGCGAGTTCAAGCTCATCGACCCGGATGAGGTGGCCCGGCGCTGGGGGGAGCGCAAAAGCAAACCTAACATGAACTACGATAAGCTGAGCCGAGCGCTGCGCTACTACTACGACAAAAACATCATGACCAAAGTCCACGGCAAGAGATACGCATATAAGTTTGATTTCCACGGCTTGGCGCAGGTGTGCCAGCCGTCCACCACGGAGCAGGCCATCTACAAGTTTCAGGGTAACTTCTCCCCGATTCCCTTCTCCGGGATTTCCAAACTGAACCTCGTGGCTCCCGGCGTGGGGCCGTCGGGTTTCTCCTACTGGCCTGGTTCCCCACCAGCGGCTCTGTATCACAGCCACAACCTCCAGCCTCCAGGGCCCTTTGGCACCGTGTCTCCGTCCCACATCAGCTGtgtcaacaacatcaacagccTGAGTAACATCAACAACCATTACAACTGA
- the LOC130178154 gene encoding cyclin-dependent kinase 5 activator 1-like, with the protein MGTVLSISPASKKASIMDGEVAGDGLKNDKSLKRHSMFVSLSWRKLVSNSAKKSAKKVTPNPLPTRELPSSQVAQLNSENIRKTHQTEEKKPKAPIPVPVPTVPKQNNEAVVQNGRLSSVQKQPSSLSLVSPRRIVIQASTGELLRCLGDFMCRRCFKLKELNSGEVILWFRNIDRTLLLQGWQDQGFITPANVVFVYLLCEDTIADSVDSPAELQGTFQTCLYLAYSYMGNEISYPLKPFMIESNKDVFWETSLRIINRMSAKMLQLNADPHFFTEVFQDLKNQRDTSDSNLDR; encoded by the coding sequence ATGGGAACCGTCCTCTCTATATCTCCCGCGTCCAAGAAGGCTTCTATTATGGACGGTGAAGTCGCGGGAGATGGACTCAAAAACGACAAAAGCCTGAAACGGCACTCgatgtttgtctctctgtcctggaGGAAGCTGGTTTCCAATTCGGCCAAGAAGAGTGCCAAGAAAGTGACCCCGAACCCGCTACCCACCCGCGAGCTCCCGTCCAGCCAGGTGGCTCAGCTCAACAGCGAAAACATCAGGAAAACCCACCAAACCGAAGAGAAGAAACCCAAAGCGCCCATCCCGGTCCCGGTGCCCACGGTGCCCAAGCAAAACAACGAGGCTGTCGTCCAAAACGGGAGGCTCTCCTCGGTCCAGAAGCAACCCAGCAGCCTTTCCCTGGTGTCGCCCAGGCGGATAGTGATCCAGGCTTCAACAGGAGAGCTGCTGCGCTGCTTGGGGGACTTCATGTGCCGCAGGTGTTTCAAACTGAAAGAGCTGAACAGCGGAGAGGTGATCCTCTGGTTCCGAAACATCGACCGGACTCTTTTGCTCCAGGGCTGGCAGGACCAAGGCTTCATCACGCCGGCCAACGTGGTGTTCGTGTACCTGTTGTGCGAAGACACCATAGCGGACAGCGTCGACAGCCCGGCCGAGCTGCAGGGCACCTTTCAGACTTGCCTCTACCTCGCCTACTCCTACATGGGCAACGAGATCTCCTACCCGCTCAAGCCCTTCATGATCGAGTCGAACAAGGACGTTTTCTGGGAGACCTCTCTCCGGATCATCAACAGGATGAGTGCCAAAATGCTGCAGCTGAACGCAGACCCGCACTTTTTCACCGAGGTCTTCCAGGATCTCAAAAACCAACGAGACACCAGCGACTCAAACCTGGACCGCTGA